From Quercus lobata isolate SW786 chromosome 1, ValleyOak3.0 Primary Assembly, whole genome shotgun sequence, one genomic window encodes:
- the LOC115950621 gene encoding uncharacterized protein LOC115950621, translated as MIDFQFPKNLCEQLDAIVCRFWWNPKSKSGPYWTPISWSSSCRPQKEGGLGFRKFRDFNQALLSKLAWWVLYGKDCLCIEVLRAKYKVHHNWLNQAPHSNASLVWKSLIGTKHLLSEVACLLVGNGKSIRTWSDPWVPNLPGFIPSPKFGANPDLALIVSQLLNQDGSGWDIAKLWHFFEDSMVDIIMQVPLPSFLSADCWSWTLTNLGKFTIKFAYWLGRISSPPLMMDLS; from the coding sequence ATGATAGACTTTCAATTCCCAAAAAATCTTTGTGAGCAGCTTGATGCTATTGTTTGTAGATTTTGGTGGAACCCCAAATCAAAGTCCGGTCCTTATTGGACTCCAATTTCTTGGTCGTCATCATGCAGACCCCAAAAGGAGGGAGGCTTGGGTTTCAGGAAATTCAGGGATTTCAACCAAGCTCTCCTTTCCAAACTTGCTTGGTGGGTGTTATATGGGAAAGATTGTCTTTGCATTGAGGTACTGAGAGCTAAGTACAAAGTTCACCACAATTGGCTTAATCAAGCTCCCCATAGTAATGCTTCTCTTGTTTGGAAAAGTCTTATTGGCACTAAACACCTATTATCTGAAGTGGCTTGTTTGTTGGTGGGTAATGGTAAGTCCATTAGAACTTGGTCAGACCCGTGGGTCCCAAATTTGCCAGGTTTCATCCCATCTCCCAAGTTTGGTGCAAATCCTGATCTTGCTTTGATTGTTTCTCAACTCTTGAATCAAGATGGAAGTGGTTGGGATATTGCTAAACTTTGGCATTTCTTTGAGGATTCGATGGTGGACATTATTATGCAAGTACCTTTGCCTTCTTTCCTTAGTGCTGATTGTTGGTCTTGGACCCTCACAAATTTAGGGAAATTCACAATCAAATTTGCTTACTGGTTGGGCAGAATTTCTTCCCCTCCTTTGATGATGGACCTCTCCTAG
- the LOC115986228 gene encoding ras-related protein Rab11D-like codes for MASQGKEGYGVLEQRIDCEFKVVLIGDFEVGKCQILARCERKESKTGIAVTVKYETQTLHIEKKSVKAHIWGIIRQERNNVDSNAAYKDADGVILVYDITNRKSFDCMTLCLEELHRHAKKRQAIILIGNKSDSENDREVLRKEACGFAEKNGLIFWEIPALEGTDFDNALKDLLTNLVNLNSNNATINTTNTTNSNNTTTSTTTHTTTSDNITATSTTTSTTGNNTTNTTTNSHNNNNTNQATTIGIWAISMVIVFAEAI; via the exons atggCAAGCCAAGGTAAAGAAGGATATGGAGTTTTGGAACAGAGGATTGACTGTGAATTCAAGGTGGTGCTGATAGGAGACTTTGAGGTTGGGAAGTGTCAGATACTAGCACGTTGCGAACGCAAAGAGTCCAAGACTGGTATTGCCGTTACTGTCAAGTACGAGACCCAAACCCTTCACATCGAGAAAAAGAGTGTCAAGGCCCACATCTGGGGCATCATTCGCCAAGAACG AAACAATGTAGATTCAAATGCGGCTTACAAGGATGCTGATGGGGTAATACTGGTTTACGACATAACTAACCGCAAGAGTTTTGATTGCATGACTCTTTGCCTAGAAGAGTTGCATCGCCATGCAAAGAAGAGACAAGCTATCATTCTGATAGGGAACAAAAGTGATTCAGAGAATGATCGTGAAGTTCTAAGAAAGGAAGCTTGTGGATTTGCTGAGAAGAACGGTCTGATTTTCTGGGAGATCCCGGCATTGGAAGGAACTGATTTTGATAATGCCTTAAAGGATTTGTTGACAAACCTTGTGAACCTTAACAGCAATAATGCCACCATTAATACCACTAATACCACCAACAGCAATAATACCACCACCAGTACCACCACACATACCACCACCAGTGATAATATCACCGCCACTAGTACCACCACTAGCACCACCGGAAATAATACCACCAATACCACCACCAATAGCCACAATAATAACAACACCAATCAGGCAACAACAATTGGAATTTGGGCAATATCAATGGTGATAGTTTTTGCAGaagcaatataa